A single window of Bombus affinis isolate iyBomAffi1 chromosome 15, iyBomAffi1.2, whole genome shotgun sequence DNA harbors:
- the LOC126924780 gene encoding protein spaetzle-like, with amino-acid sequence MKEHHTIVSVFNVAIVLLLVFNSAHSDSRRSYEEPRASSLGNWKWPLNQNNAMEETRSLTKMNTAKNGNIAFPDDHAASIQPRVGSVIPSCKGQSYCEDVPNYPTNLVKDIIARNPHLVNYTSVDMIDMLKPRLGEDSVETESFCASSEHVVLPKTAENMNNEWKYILNNEELKQGVRIEKCINEGQRCSIKYGIPMGYETTCKQKFVYNQLLGLEDDGSVAYQHFRFPSSCCCHVKFIGTSTRIGGRFSSPEDNSNNLKH; translated from the exons ATGAAGGAACATCACACCATAGTTTCCGTATTTAATGTTGCAATTGTCTTGTTGTTG GTCTTCAACAGTGCCCACAGCGATTCTCGTCGATCGTATGAGGAACCCCGCGCCTCTTCATTAGGAAATTGGAAGTGGCCTCTAAATCAAAACAATGCAATGGAAGAAACCAGATCTTTGACGAAGATGAACACAGCTA AAAATGGTAACATCGCATTTCCTGATGATCATGCCGCATCGATACAACCGAGGGTGGGATCAGTAATACCTTCTTGTAAAGGACAGAGCTACTGTGAAGATGTTCCGAATTATCCTACGAATTTGGTGAAAGATATCATTGCCAGAAATCCACATCTTGTAAATTATACTTCTGTTGACATG ATAGATATGCTCAAACCCAGGCTAGGAGAAGATTCTGTTGAGACAGAATCGTTCTGTGCATCATCT GAGCATGTCGTCCTTCCAAAAACGGCGGAAAATATGAACAACGAGTGGAAGTATATTCTTAACAACGAAGAATTAAAACAGGGAGTACGCATAGAAAAATGCAT TAACGAAGGCCAACGCTGCAGCATAAAGTATGGCATACCAATGGGTTACGAAACCACATGTAAACAAAAGTTCGTTTATAATCAACTTCTAGGCCTAGAAGACGATGGTTCGGTTGCCTATCAGCATTTTCGGTTTCCATCTAGTTGCTGTTGTCACGTCAAATTCATCGGCACTTCGACACGAATTGGCGGA AGATTTTCTTCTCCAGAGGACAATTCCAATAATCTGAAACATTAA